From Nguyenibacter vanlangensis, one genomic window encodes:
- a CDS encoding ABC transporter ATP-binding protein, with translation MTGPDRAGDLCARNVTVRYGRRTVLQDLSLGPLPAGRVSALLGPNGSGKSTLLRALAGLERTDAQVRLGATDLSRLRPAARARHCVYLPQALPPPVHLQVLESVIAARRAGPHAGGWQDDEVTESLEILARLGVDQLALRYMDALSGGQRQLVGLAQALVRRPDVLLLDEPLSALDLHHQFSVMDMVRQETRTRGMVTVVVLHDLNIALQQADYAVMLSDGKIQGAGPPIQVVTAPVLRQVYGVRARIEHCSRGRPHVVVDGVE, from the coding sequence GTGACCGGCCCCGACCGGGCCGGCGACCTGTGCGCCCGCAATGTCACGGTCCGCTATGGCCGGCGGACGGTGCTGCAAGACCTGTCGCTCGGCCCGCTGCCCGCCGGGCGCGTTTCGGCCCTGCTCGGCCCCAACGGCAGCGGCAAGTCCACCCTGCTGCGCGCCCTGGCCGGGCTGGAACGCACCGATGCCCAGGTCCGGCTGGGCGCGACCGACCTGTCGCGCCTGCGCCCGGCCGCACGGGCGCGCCATTGCGTCTATCTGCCGCAGGCCCTGCCGCCGCCCGTGCATCTGCAGGTGCTGGAATCCGTCATCGCCGCCCGCCGCGCCGGCCCCCATGCGGGCGGATGGCAGGACGACGAGGTGACCGAATCGCTGGAGATCCTGGCCCGCCTGGGCGTGGACCAGTTGGCGCTCCGCTACATGGACGCGCTGTCGGGCGGGCAGCGCCAACTGGTCGGGCTGGCCCAGGCGCTGGTGCGCCGTCCGGACGTGCTGCTGCTGGACGAGCCGCTCAGCGCGCTGGACCTGCATCACCAGTTCTCGGTCATGGATATGGTCCGCCAGGAAACGCGCACGCGCGGCATGGTCACCGTCGTGGTGCTGCATGACCTGAATATCGCGCTGCAGCAGGCCGATTACGCGGTCATGCTGTCCGATGGTAAAATCCAAGGCGCCGGCCCGCCGATTCAGGTCGTCACCGCTCCGGTGCTGCGGCAGGTCTATGGCGTGCGTGCGCGCATCGAACATTGCTCGCGCGGGCGGCCCCACGTGGTGGTGGACGGAGTGGAATAA
- the hemF gene encoding oxygen-dependent coproporphyrinogen oxidase yields MNEPRASIPRDMLAHDALKDPARAWFEALRDRICDAFEQIERAAEDVQTLPGRTAPGSFTRTPWDRTNEDGSPGGGGVMSLMRGRVFEKVGVNVSTVTGVFSPEFRGTIPGAAEDPRFFATGISLVAHMSNPLVPAAHFNTRLIVTTEGWFGGGGDITPMFPDSPAAQADAARFHAGFRAACDRHDPAYYPRFKQWCDEYFFLPHRGEPRGLGGIFYDRLDSGDADADFAFTRDVGLAFLETYPALVRDRMAARWTAAQREAQLVRRGRYVEFNLIHDRGTLFGLKTGGNTEAILMSLPPEARWP; encoded by the coding sequence ATGAACGAACCCCGCGCGTCCATTCCCCGCGACATGCTGGCCCATGACGCGCTCAAGGACCCGGCCCGCGCATGGTTCGAGGCATTGCGCGACCGGATCTGCGACGCGTTCGAGCAGATCGAGCGCGCGGCGGAGGACGTGCAGACCCTGCCCGGACGGACCGCGCCCGGCAGTTTCACGCGCACGCCCTGGGACCGGACGAACGAGGACGGATCGCCCGGCGGCGGCGGGGTGATGAGCCTGATGCGCGGGCGGGTGTTCGAGAAGGTGGGGGTCAACGTCTCGACCGTAACGGGCGTGTTCAGCCCGGAATTCCGCGGCACCATCCCGGGGGCGGCCGAGGATCCGCGCTTCTTTGCCACGGGGATCAGCCTGGTGGCGCATATGAGCAACCCGCTGGTGCCGGCGGCGCATTTCAACACGCGGCTGATCGTCACGACCGAGGGCTGGTTCGGCGGCGGCGGCGACATCACCCCGATGTTCCCCGACAGCCCCGCAGCGCAGGCGGATGCCGCGCGGTTCCATGCCGGGTTCCGCGCGGCGTGCGACCGGCACGACCCGGCCTATTACCCGCGCTTCAAGCAATGGTGCGACGAATATTTCTTCCTGCCGCATCGCGGCGAGCCGCGCGGCCTGGGCGGGATTTTCTATGACCGGCTGGACAGCGGCGACGCCGACGCCGACTTCGCCTTCACCCGCGACGTGGGGCTGGCGTTCCTGGAGACCTATCCCGCCCTTGTCCGCGACCGGATGGCGGCACGCTGGACCGCGGCGCAACGCGAGGCGCAACTGGTGCGGCGGGGCCGCTATGTGGAGTTCAACCTGATCCACGACCGCGGCACATTGTTCGGGTTGAAGACCGGCGGAAACACCGAAGCGATCCTGATGAGTCTTCCCCCCGAGGCCCGCTGGCCGTAA
- a CDS encoding cytochrome b N-terminal domain-containing protein, whose product MSDAGSGDAANARDKGGVLAWLDARLPVVSGFRKEYVEYRMPINLNGLWNFGAILTVMLLIMLATGIFLAVNYTPTAAGAFASVEAIERQLPSGWLLRAVHAGGASLFLAALYVHLFRGLYYGSYKRPREILWLTGLVLLLMVMVAAFAGYVLPWGQMSYWGADVAGKAVDAIPFIGPGLEHVLQGGDAPGDVSLHRFFILHMVVAFGVLGVVVVHVAALHFTGSNNPLGIEPRTPDETVPFHPYYTSKDALGLVLFGVLFAALIFFMPGLVFEAENFRPANPLHTPADIEPAWYFLPFYGMLQSVPSKFGGLLAAMGSILVLFLVPWLDTSPIRSARFRPFYRVCMGLLVLCFVLLGLVGRHHAEGGWMVVGRLAVVYYFAHFLVLLPLSARTERRIVLPDGIAAALDRDL is encoded by the coding sequence ATGAGCGACGCAGGGTCCGGCGACGCCGCGAACGCGCGGGACAAGGGCGGCGTGCTCGCCTGGCTCGATGCCCGCCTGCCGGTCGTCTCGGGCTTCCGCAAGGAATATGTCGAATACCGGATGCCCATCAATCTCAACGGATTATGGAATTTCGGCGCGATCCTGACCGTCATGCTGCTGATCATGCTGGCGACGGGAATCTTCCTGGCCGTGAACTACACGCCGACCGCGGCCGGTGCCTTCGCGTCGGTCGAGGCGATCGAGCGCCAGTTGCCCAGCGGCTGGCTGCTGCGCGCCGTTCACGCCGGGGGCGCCAGCCTGTTCCTGGCGGCGCTCTACGTGCATCTCTTCCGGGGCCTCTATTACGGCTCGTACAAGCGCCCGCGTGAAATCCTGTGGCTGACGGGGCTGGTGCTGCTGCTCATGGTCATGGTCGCCGCCTTTGCCGGCTACGTGCTCCCGTGGGGCCAGATGTCCTATTGGGGCGCCGATGTGGCGGGCAAGGCGGTGGACGCGATCCCGTTCATCGGGCCCGGGCTGGAACATGTCCTGCAGGGCGGCGATGCGCCGGGCGACGTCTCGCTGCACCGGTTCTTCATCCTGCACATGGTCGTGGCCTTCGGCGTGCTGGGCGTGGTCGTGGTGCATGTCGCGGCGCTGCATTTCACCGGTTCGAACAACCCGCTGGGCATCGAACCCAGGACGCCGGACGAGACGGTCCCCTTCCATCCGTACTATACCAGCAAGGATGCGCTGGGCCTGGTCCTGTTCGGCGTGCTGTTCGCCGCCCTGATCTTCTTCATGCCCGGCCTGGTGTTCGAGGCCGAGAATTTCCGCCCGGCCAACCCGCTGCATACGCCCGCCGACATCGAACCCGCATGGTATTTCCTGCCTTTCTACGGGATGCTGCAATCCGTTCCCTCGAAATTCGGCGGCCTGCTGGCGGCGATGGGGTCCATCCTGGTCCTGTTCCTGGTGCCCTGGCTGGACACGTCCCCCATCCGCTCGGCGCGCTTCCGTCCGTTCTACCGGGTCTGCATGGGGCTGCTGGTGCTGTGCTTCGTGCTTCTGGGCCTGGTCGGCCGCCACCATGCCGAAGGCGGCTGGATGGTCGTGGGGCGCCTGGCGGTGGTCTATTATTTCGCGCATTTCCTGGTACTTCTGCCATTGTCGGCGCGGACCGAACGGCGGATCGTCCTGCCGGACGGCATCGCCGCCGCGCTGGACCGCGACCTGTGA
- a CDS encoding cytochrome c1 has translation MRPTARLAALLFLASPAAVHAQSAPYAAPRHLHWGFEGPLGHFDMASVQRGYAVYAQVCSACHAMNALTYGDLAALGLTDEQVRQIAAGQRVPGGTDDQGRPVTRPATAADHFRAPFASPQAAAAANGGAVPPDQSRLALVYPGGPDRIYALLTGYGAQPPAGYRPSHPGAFYNPYAANAEISMPPPLHDGQVAFTDGTAATTAQEARDVTNFLAWAAYPHLAERHRLGVQVTLYLLFLAVLTFVLKRRIWSNVH, from the coding sequence ATGCGGCCGACGGCGCGGCTCGCCGCGCTGCTGTTCCTGGCGTCCCCTGCCGCCGTCCATGCCCAGTCAGCGCCCTATGCCGCGCCCCGGCACCTCCATTGGGGATTCGAGGGGCCACTCGGGCATTTCGACATGGCGTCGGTCCAGCGCGGCTATGCGGTCTATGCCCAGGTCTGCTCGGCCTGCCACGCCATGAACGCGCTGACCTATGGCGACCTCGCGGCGCTCGGCCTGACGGACGAACAGGTGCGGCAGATCGCGGCCGGCCAACGCGTGCCCGGCGGCACCGACGACCAGGGGCGGCCGGTCACCCGCCCGGCCACCGCGGCCGATCATTTCCGTGCACCCTTCGCCAGTCCCCAGGCCGCGGCGGCGGCCAATGGCGGCGCCGTCCCCCCCGACCAGTCGCGCCTGGCCCTGGTCTATCCGGGCGGCCCCGACCGGATCTACGCGCTGCTGACCGGCTATGGCGCGCAGCCGCCCGCCGGCTACCGGCCCAGCCATCCCGGCGCGTTCTACAACCCCTATGCCGCCAATGCGGAAATCTCCATGCCGCCGCCCTTGCATGACGGGCAGGTCGCCTTTACCGACGGCACGGCCGCAACCACGGCGCAGGAAGCCCGTGACGTCACCAATTTCCTCGCCTGGGCGGCATATCCCCACCTGGCCGAACGCCATCGCCTGGGGGTGCAGGTCACGCTCTACCTGCTGTTCCTGGCCGTCCTGACATTCGTTCTGAAACGGAGAATCTGGTCCAATGTCCATTAA